One genomic window of Octopus bimaculoides isolate UCB-OBI-ISO-001 chromosome 2, ASM119413v2, whole genome shotgun sequence includes the following:
- the LOC106873486 gene encoding putative uncharacterized protein DDB_G0284695: MSALPRVIDPLFHFETHFPERISKLHLNPEYPAAHRRTKKPKCRAGARYKTQPITFDEIKEVDEENIEPPETQNKDNLRGQFQAFSRSMDGLVPKNSQTQGNNNNNNNNNNNTATTPLKPCLKKPQQNISPLARESHPRSRRERSASTTEASTQTFFASLDKANNSNGVDNTSDQLADSAGSHLT, encoded by the coding sequence ATGTCGGCATTACCAAGAGTTATTGATCCCCTTTTTCATTTCGAAACCCACTTTCCTGAGCGTATTTCCAAGCTTCACTTGAACCCAGAGTACCCAGCAGCACATCGGCGCACGAAGAAGCCAAAGTGTCGCGCTGGTGCTCGCTATAAAACTCAGCCCATTACTTTTGATGAAATTAAAGAGGTCGATGAAGAGAACATCGAACCTCCCGAAACACAAAATAAGGACAACCTCCGCGGACAGTTCCAAGCATTTTCTCGATCTATGGATGGCTTGGTCCCTAAAAATTCTCAGACTCaaggaaataacaacaacaataacaacaacaacaataatactgctACGACTCCCCTCAAACCTTGCTTGAAAAAGCCACAGCAGAATATATCTCCACTTGCCCGTGAGTCACATCCTCGATCCCGACGGGAGCGTTCAGCATCAACCACAGAGGCAAGTACACAGACATTCTTTGCCAGCTTAGACAAAGCTAACAACAGCAATGGTGTGGATAACACTTCTGATCAACTAGCAGACAGTGCAGGCAGCCATCTGACCTAA